acgtggaacctgcacaacacaaccaaagtactttgccccaacgaaacagtgaggttgtcaatctcatcggcttgctgtaacaaaggattaaccgtattgtgtgaaagatgattgtttgcagaaaacagtagaacagtattgcagtagattgtatttcagtatagagaattggaccggggtccacagttcactagaggtgtctctcccataagataaacagcatgttgggtgaacacattaccgttgggcaattgacaaataaagaggtcaTGACCCTGCAcagacatattatgatgagtatagtgagatttaattgggcattacgacaaagtacatagaccgccatccaaagcatgcatctatgcctaaaaagtccaccttcgagttatcatccgaaccccctccagtattaagttgctaacaacagacacgtgcattaagtattgcgagtaatgtaactagtaactacaaccTTGAccctagcactaatgttttatccctagtggcaacagcacatccacaaccttagaactttacatccttgtccccgagatatcaatggaggcatgaacccactatcgagcataaatactccctcttggagttacaagcatctacttggccagagcatctactagtaacggagagcatgcaagatcataaacaacacatagacataactttgataatcaacataacaagtattctctattcatcggatcccaacaaacgcaacatatagaattacagatagatgatcttgatcatgttaggcagctcacaagatccgacaatgaagcacaatggggagaagacaaccatctagctactgctatggacccatagtccaggggtagactactcacacatcactccggaggcgaccatggcggcgtagagtcctccgggagatgaatcccctctccggcagggtgccggaggcgatctcctggatcccccgagatgggatcggcggcggcgtctctggaaggttttccgtatcgtggctctcggtcctgggggtttcgcgacggaggctttaagtaggcggaagggcaggtcaggaggcggcacgagggccccacaccacagggccgcgcgaccaagggggggggccgcgccgccctagggtgtggccacctcgtggccccacttcgtctcctcttcggacttctggaagcttcgtggcaaaataggaccctgggcgttgatttcgtccaattccgagaatattttgttactaggatttctgaaaccaaaaacagcagaaaacagcaactggcacttcggcatcttgttaataggttagttccagaaaatgcacgaatatgacataaagtgtgcataaaacatgtagataacatcaataatgtggcatggaacataagaaattatcgatacgtcggagatgtatcagcctccgacgccctccttcggactataaattgccttcgacctaaaaacgcacggggagaagtcgaagtcgccagaaagcctccagaacgccgctacatcgcgaaactccgtcgcgggagccagaagtctccgttctggcactccgccgggacggggaattggaggagatcatcgccatcatcaccgccaacgcctctccatcaaccagccatgtttcccccatccatgagtgagtaattcccccgctgtaggccgaaggggatggtagggattggatgagattggtcatgtaatagcataacattgttagggcatagtgcctagtgtccgtaattggtactttgatgatattgttgcaacttgttatgcttaatgcttgtcactagggcccgagtgcgatgatctcagatctgaacatgttattgtttcatcatgatattcattgtttatggtcttatctgcaagttgtatacacatgtcgctgtctggaaccgatggccccgaagtgacagaaatcgggacaaccggagggaatggtagtgacgtgaggatcacatgtgttcacggagtgttaatgctttgctccggtactctattaaaaggagtagcgtaatatccagtagtttcccttgaggcccggctgccaccggctggtaggacaaaagatgttgtgcaagtttctcattgcgagcacgtacgactataattggaacacatgcctattgattgctttgtacttggacaccattttattattatctgcaaatgccctgctatgattgttacatgagtttctctcatccatgcaacgcccgttatccgtccccgtgcctacagtattttaatcctgctgtttactaaaatcactactgctgtctttgttactctgctgctgttatttcactactgctactgctataaaactgttactactgataaactcttgcgagcaagtctgtttccaggtgcagctgaattgacaactccgctgttaaggcttccaagtgttctttgtctccccttgtgttgaatcaataaattggtttatactacccgcgaagactgctgcgatcccctatacttgtgggttatcactcctCAAGTCCCATTCCCctaaggctggccatagtgctaatatcttaggtagtatcatgcatcttaagcccacaaaaatgctgatgtagCATCTAATTAATGAGGAGAGACAAATTTAGAGTAACATAtgtggatactgtatcatagcgcacattACGAGAAAAGCTAATgctaaatagatcttgtacacacattttgtattgggattctacaaaacaataaatttagaagattatgatactactctataataccacccaccatagtgatagtatcatagacaagtatcatatgcatgatactacaatatgatactatgcactatgaccaATCTAACCATACGGGTGATTTAAAGTCTCGTTTTTTGATAAAGGGTGCTTTATTACTTtttagaagcaattacatccagcctctgcataaccaggatgcacacagccgtttatgagTCTTTAAGTCCAAAAAAAAAGTCAAACTAAAAAGGAACTAGGAGGAacacatatcggaacgatgaatcatataacgcctaaggtaTGGGTGGCGCTTCAATCTGTAGACTATGCTGACACCCATGTAGGAAAAAATTATCCCTCAccatagcctccaaccgtgtacagacctccgtaaataggtctcggttctccatgcgctgaagaggtaaccacaaacggagaatgcatgtacatctgtagatgacctgcaataaagagcaatttttatcattaaaaatcttatcatttctactcagccaaagcgcccagataactgctagcgcccccaccctaggaagcaacttgaaccttggATCTATACCATGAagacaattgccaaagacattggccacactagtcggaggatacagggtagacgctacttggatgacagaccaaATAGATCTCGCGAATTGGCACTGGAAGAAAGggtgtttaatagtttcatcgtgatgacaaaaaacacatcgagtacttctgtgccaattccgcttaacaagattgtctttggtgaggatgacacctcgacgaagataccatccaaatatttttatttttaatggtatcttcatcttccaaatcttcttattaCTATCAACTGGTAAATTAGAATGAAGTATGGTGTTGTATAAAGATTTGACCGAGAAAGAGCCATCTACATGTAAATTCCACCTAAATTCATCTGGTTCAGGTGATAGATTAATATCCCCCAACCTTTGAATTAAGGCATTCCATGCCAAAAGCCTTTGTCCTAGCAAAactcgtctgaacgtcacattcgggggaGAGGTAGCCATTACTGTGGCAATGGTATCTCCTTTGCGATGAACGATACTATACAacgcaggatactgttcacttagggGTGCATTGTCTAACAAAGCatcctcccagaaccgtatctgtgctccattcttaattGAGAAAGTTCCATGCGGAAGAAGACATTCTTTGACGCCattagaccagcccagaagtgtgaatccccaggtttccaaaccacttgggacaACGTCTTGGAGCCGATATATTTTCTCCGAAGAATAGATTGCCAAATCTCATCCTCGGTAAggagcttaaaaagccatttacccagcagagctgaattcttgacctcgaggtcatgaactccaagccctccttgatctttgggagtacaaactatactccatttaaccagtcgatatttctttttctcgctgtccccttgccaaaagaatctggatcgataataatcgagtttatgcagaattccttttggcaataggaagaatgataacatatatagtaccatatttatcagtaccgaattaatgagtaccaatcttcctcctaGGGAcagcaatttacctttccaactactaagacgcttctgtaatctttcttccactattttccattcagcaatcgtaagtctccgataatgaatcggaatacccaaatagcgaataggaaattggccttgcccacaaccaaacaactctgtatatagagttgtatcatcttgggcatcaccgaagcataacaattcacttttatggaagttgattttcaatcccgacaaatgctcaaaagccgccaaaattaatttcaggttgtgagctttttcaagatcgtgatccataaacagaattgtatcgtcggcatattgaaggatagataaaccaccatcgacaagatgtggaatcacaccttcaatctgaccatcagacttggctcGCTCTATGAGTATATCCAACATATCCTCCACAATGTTGAATAACAttggtgataacggatccccttggcgtaacccttttcgtgtttggaaataatggtcggtgtcatcattaacccaaaTTTTCACACTACGTCCATACGAAATCATTTATTAAAGCGCGCCAatcaggagaaaaacctttcatcctgagtgtctgttgaaggaaagaccacttgaccttgtcataagccttttcaaaatctaattttaaaataaccccatttaatttcttagtatgcatttcatgtaccgtctcatgcaaaaccgccacACCATCAAGGATATTTCTTCCTTGCATGAAAGAAGTTTGCGATGGCTGAacgacatgatccgcaaccgtattaagtctaatggtggccactttcgtgaaaatcttgaaacttacgtttaagaggcaaataggtctatattgttgaatcctttctgcctcattaactttcggtaacaagattatttcaccaaaatttagacgaaataattctagttgtcctatATGCAGAGCACTGAACAAGTCTAGAAGATCCGCTTTAATtgtatcccagaaagtttgataaaactctaCTGGAAAACCATCGGGACCCgatgctttgttgcattccatttggaaaatagCCTTCTGCATTTCTTCCTCAGAATACGCTGCAGTTAGTAAGCCATTTTCTTCtatagaaacttggggtatatcagCTGTTAAGTCCTCATTTAGAGAAAATGAACTTTCTTCCGGAGGAGCAAACAagcctttataataattagtaatgtaagatttgagttgttcatggccttcaatcaacccttcatcttgaataagagagtgaatacgttttttgcgatgtctcccattggctatgccatgaaaatatcgcgtatttgagtctccttccaaaatgaattgagctttggaacgttgataccatttgagttcctcttcaCGAAGAAGACTCGTCATCTGCGCATTGGACTGATTCTTAAGTTCAATCTCATGCGGAGACAACGGTCTTACCTCAGCAACCGCCTCTAGCTCATCAATCACAGATGATAAGCGCTCCTTCTCCTTTTTGAGAAGACCAGCTGTAcgggcagcccaaccagagagatgtctGCGCATTGCACGCattttattattccatctcaataTTGGAGTGGTACCCCCAACTGGCCTCTCCCAAACCGTCTTAACCATCTCATGGAACCCTTCTCTATGtaaccagccaagttcaaatttgaaaggccGCTTACAAATAGGTCTGGGGTTCCCAGTAGTTAAGAGGATAGGAGCATGGTCAGAcaatttttcaatacgttctagtgcacggacagATACCATAGGGTATTTGTcttcccattcggtatccatcaacacgcgatctagctTTTCGTATGTGGGCtcaggcaagctgttggcccaagtaaactgtcgacccgacataaacacctctcttaagtcaaggctatcaatgacagcattaaacaagaaaggccaatgtccatcaaAAATACCTTTGCTTTTCTCATGAGGAAATCTTAGTAGATTGAAATCCCCTCCGATCAAAATCGGGTAgggattatctttagtaagatttaccaactcacgtaaaaagtcagtCTTAAAAGCATCTTGGGCGGCACCATAACAGCAACCAGACTCCAAGTGAAACCGTCAGCTTTATTCCGAATGTCGAGcttaatgtgatactctccatcagaactagctagaacagtcatggtgtctatgcggacgccaagtaaaatgcccccagacctaccacgaggcgggcgagaaaaacactgaaagttaatcccgcctgatAAACGGTCGAGGAAACTCCGTGAGAAATTCCGCCTACCAGTCTCTGATATGGCAATAAAGTCTAAATCATAGtctctacaaccatcggcaatgtgagaatgcttagccaaatctccaagacctctgctattccgaaacatgtCATTCATTGAGAGACTATTTTAGATTTAGAACTTTTGCTATATCGACGAGACTTCTTTCTAGCTGACGGCCGAGAACCTCGTGTTGAAGCTTTTAGATCATATACTGAACTAAGCTCCGAGTGTTCTAGGTCAACTTCTGAAACATTACCAATGATAGCCAAGAGAagctgaccatctaggatgtcatccTCTTCACCATCATCTATCACGGAAGTTTCAAGCCCCGTGGAGTCATTCGGAacaaccgttaaacggtcaagtTCCGTCTGTCTCAACACATTAGCCGAAACCGAGATCTCATTAGACGTAGTACCCAACGAGACCCCAGGACTACTCAaattagaagaaatacgtgaatctgaAAAAGAAGTAAAAGACTTGGAAGGTTTTTTCGTACCTGCCGTGTCAAGATTCTTCTCCGCCTTGCGTCGCATGGCACGCTGCATGGCGTCCTCGTCCGTCGCCCCCGACCCATCCTCCGCAAGCGCATACCTCCCACTCCGCCTCACCGTCGGCTGAACGACAGGAGGAGGGACAGCGGAAGGGGGCTGCTGCAAGGTAGAACCTGGCGAAGGTGAAGTCGAACGCGGTGAAGAAGCCGTCGAAGCAGGCGAAGAGTCTGGCGATACAGGGGGAGATGGCGGTGTAGGCCCCCGTACCGAACCAGACCGTGGCGAATCCCCCTCCAAGGGCGAAGACTGCGTGGGCGTATGATCACCAGCATACCCCTCCGCCCGTGGAGGCGGCACCGGTGACCCAAGCGGCCCGTCCGCCCGCGAAGTGTGGCCCTCCGGCGCATGCAGCGCTCCCACGAAGGCCGCACCACCTCGCCGTGACAGGGACCAGACGTGCGCGGCTCCTGCCGCTCCTCTCCACTCGGGCACTGCAGCGACCCGGCTGGCATCTCTAGGACCGCGTTGCACGGCTGAACGGCACCAGGCGCGGAAGTCGTCGGTGGCATCTGCAAGTGATTTAAAGTCTCGTACATGCTCAACTATCATTCCCTAATTCTAATTCCCCCCAAACAAACACGCTATAATACCAATTCACAGCACGAAAATTAAACCTGGTATTCAGTGCAAGAAAAGAAATTTACGGTACACAGCTTTTAGAATAGGGCACATGTGGATTCAGAATCCATGTACTCCCTTCGTTCTGATTTAGTCTACATTCTAGAATAAATGAGACAAACTATTAttgcatttattagtactacttagaTATGCGAACAACCAATCCAATCTACATTGAAAATAACAACAACCAATAAAGAGAGCAAAACCATTTCGTTTTCAGTGTTGTTGTTGACTAAAAGCTAGAATGTAGAGTATTTCAGAACAAATTTTGATGCTAGAATGTAGACTATTTCTTGCACAACCGGAAGATATCCTTCGGATTTTGCTTGCAGATATTGAATCTGGTACACATTTTCCAAGCGTCACATAGGGATAGCACTCATGAATAGTGAGTCAGTGACTACCGGACCACAACATTTTCCTGTCAGCTGGAGGGAGGAGACGCCATGGATGCACCTTATCCACCCGCGCGGCGAGCCAGCAGGAAGCATACGGCTGCTCAACTCTGCTCCCCTGGCCGGCCCTCCAATCCTGGTACCGTACCTCAGCACGCCACGTCGCTCTATCGCGACGGCGCACCTAACGACGCCGGCGCGCTCCGGTCCGTTCTGAAGCGCTTGGCCACCGCGTCCTCGGCTCCGCGCGGCGAAGCCGCGCCGGTGCTGCACGCCCACGCCGTGAAGCTCGGCCTCGaccgccgccaccgcggcgtccGCGACGCCCTTATCGCGCTCTACCTCGCCTGCGGCCGGCAACGCGCTGCAAGTGCTCTGTTCGCCTGCCACCCGGTGCCGGACGTGGTCTCCTGGACGGGCATGGTGACCGGGTACACGCGGCTCGGCCGCTTCAGCGAAGCTGCGGCGCTGTTCCTGGCAATGGCGGACGATGGCGCGGTCGTAGTCGACGCcgtggccgcggcggcggcgttcACGGCCTGCGCCGGCGCCGGGGACATCGGTCTGGCCAGGGAGGTGCACCGGCGCGTCCTCGTCGCGGGGGTGGCCCTCGACGTCGTCGCGTGCAACGCGTTGGTCGACATGTACTCCAAGTGCGACGACGCGGCGGCCGCGCTTCGGTGCTTCCGGACGATGGAGCCAGTCAAGAACGTGGTGACCTGGAACACGATGATCTCCGCGCACGCGCGCGCCGGCGAGCCCCGTGAGGCGCTGTCGTTGTTCCGGGAGATGCTTAAGCAGCAGGGTGCGCGTCCAGACGACGCCACGttcgtcgccgtcctcggcgcGTGTGCGCGGCTCGGGGCGCTCGACGCCGGCAGGTGGGCGCACGCTTACATGCGCAGGACCGGAAGGAATGCCGTTGACGGCGTCGTCGGCAACGCGCTGCTCGACATGTACGCCAAGTGCGGCGCGGTGGAGCAGGCCGCAGAGGTGTTCGACGCCAGGGCGCAGCGGGACGTGTACACCTACACGTCCATGATCTCGGGGCTCGCGGCGCACGGCCGTGGCGAGGACGCGCTGGCGCTCTTCACAGACATGCGTCGAGCCGGCGTGAAACCAAACAAAGTGACCTTCCTCGGCGTGCTCTCCGCGTGCTGCCATGCCGGTTTCGTCGTGGACGGCCTCCGGCACTTGCACGCCATGGCGGAGGTGCACGGCGTGGCGCCTGGCATCGAGCACTACGGGTGCGTCGTCGACATGCTCGGTCGGGCCGGGAGGCTGGACGAGGCGGAGGAGCTCGTCACGGCAATGCCGGTCCGCCCCGACGCGCCCATCTGGGGCTCGCTGCTCTCGGCCTGCCGGGAGCACGGCCACGTTGAGCGCGCCGAGCGCGTGTTGCAGCGGATGGCCGACGACGAGGAGGCCGACGCCGGGGGCTACGTGCTCATGTCCAACATGTACGCGCGCGAGGGCCGGCACGGCAAGGCGTTGCGGGTGAGGCGGCAGATGATGAAAAGCAAGGTAGACAAGGTCCCCGGCTGCAGCCTCATCGAGATCGACGGCGTCGTGCACGAGTTCCAAGCAGTTCCGGCGAACTCCGCCGAACTTTTCGGCGATGCGTCAAACTTGTTGAGCTGACTGACTCCATATCTTGCCTATGCTGATGAACAAAGTTAATACCACTGACTAGTGAACATATTGAACAGCTTGACATGTAAATTCATAGATGAACTGATAGGCGTGCAAATTCTTACAATTCTGCACTATTGACCTCATCGTTTTGCAGAGAACAGACTTGGGATGCTCTGAATTTTCACTGTCACCGGTCTTAATGTCCTTGCAAAACTCCAGTCGAAAATGTTGTACAATATTCAGTTCAATAATGTAGTCTCCTGAAACTATATGGTCAAATAAAAAAAATAGTTTTCAGCAAATAAGGCCTACATGCTCGAAGCAGATTTGGTGCTCAGTCCTAGTTTCTAAGATATTTAAAAATTCTAAATCTGTGTTTCAAAAAATTATCACATTTATTTCATGAATATATACACATGTTTTGAATACTCGTGTGAAGTTTGGGTAGAAACTGCATTGTATTTTATAAGCTACGGGAAATAAACAAATTTATGGCCACATATAGGGGTAGATATTTATCGGAAATTTGTCTTTTTGTATAGCTTAAAATACAAACATATTTTTCTCCGAAATTTCTACCGTACCATCGGAATGATTATATGTATGTGGTTATTTAATTTCAATTTTTGGAATACAACAAATATGATTTTTAAATATGAGGAGCACTGGTATGCTCAGGTACAACACATTCACAAACAATAACAATAGTACACACGGTCCATTGCGGTACAGTACAGTATGAAGAAGAGAGCACAGATCAAGGAACATTGGCACCTGAATGGGCAGTGTGAACAAAGTGCAAGTCTGGCTCGAGTGTAGGTTGTATCGAGGATGTGCTTCTTGTTCTACATTCAGCACAACCAAATTACTAGTAGTCCCTCCATTCTAAAAAGAAAAAAGTTGTATGACGTGATTTAAATTTGATCAATTTATATaagaaaatatgaacatttacaaTACCACATCCATATATGGTATAAAATATACTTTTATAGTGAATTTATTCGGTATTTTAGATATTGATATTTTGTTCTGTATATTTGATCAAACTTAGTAAGACTTAACTTTTGATCAAATTCAAGTCCTATTTTTTTAGCCGGAAGTAGTATTACATTGGAAGCTCAGCAACCATGTTTGTATGCTTGAATGGGGAGGTTGAGACAAATGGGTCATCAACATTAGTTTTGCTATCAAAGCCGCACGATAAGGAAGTTTCGGTAGCATGAGAAAGATTGGACTGAAACATGTTGTTTCTTTAAAGAAAAGAGGGTTGTATGTTTCCTTCTTGTGCAATTAAATAAAAAAGAGCATACtttccttggaaacattgagaaatTACTATCCACCTATCGTCCTTTGTGCCAAACGTCTTTTCGGCTATTGCCCACTCCTCCTTCCTAGGGTATGTGTCATATTTGTAAGATGAAATGACATTTCTAGAAAAGTAGATAGAACTACCTTCCAAATGTGTGTTCCTTCGCATTCTTGGGAGAATATTCAGATATCGTCTAATCTCTTAAGTCATTGCATACTATCTTTGTTATTTGTTTTGTTGTTTCCCAGACCACTCTGAAATAACTATCTCTAACTTGATGCAAAGATCTATCTTATCTACAATCATTTAGATATGCTTAGAATGTAAACACAAAGAGACGATAAAGATCATCGTCGTATAACAATATATAAATATTTATATATTGTTTTTTTATATAAATAATAGCTCGCTCAATTGTGGTAGACTTTAAAGGTAGTCTTCAAACCCTCACAAATTTCTTCTTGGAGTAAATCCACAACCCGAATGCTTCCGAGCAACCCTAGCTTCCTAgggttgaaaggacacggatgtcgcctagagggggttgaataggcggtttaaaacttttacgagatgggcttaacaaatgcggaataaaagtagcgtttactttgtcaagcccaaagcctatatacgatggttcacctatgtgcaccaacaacttatgctaagcaatggttcacctatgtgcaccaacaacttatgctaagctatACAAgcgactatgtgatagcaagatatataacttcaagcacgatggctatcacaaggtaaagtgca
This Lolium perenne isolate Kyuss_39 chromosome 1, Kyuss_2.0, whole genome shotgun sequence DNA region includes the following protein-coding sequences:
- the LOC127325558 gene encoding pentatricopeptide repeat-containing protein At4g38010 encodes the protein MDAPYPPARRASRKHTAAQLCSPGRPSNPGTVPQHATSLYRDGAPNDAGALRSVLKRLATASSAPRGEAAPVLHAHAVKLGLDRRHRGVRDALIALYLACGRQRAASALFACHPVPDVVSWTGMVTGYTRLGRFSEAAALFLAMADDGAVVVDAVAAAAAFTACAGAGDIGLAREVHRRVLVAGVALDVVACNALVDMYSKCDDAAAALRCFRTMEPVKNVVTWNTMISAHARAGEPREALSLFREMLKQQGARPDDATFVAVLGACARLGALDAGRWAHAYMRRTGRNAVDGVVGNALLDMYAKCGAVEQAAEVFDARAQRDVYTYTSMISGLAAHGRGEDALALFTDMRRAGVKPNKVTFLGVLSACCHAGFVVDGLRHLHAMAEVHGVAPGIEHYGCVVDMLGRAGRLDEAEELVTAMPVRPDAPIWGSLLSACREHGHVERAERVLQRMADDEEADAGGYVLMSNMYAREGRHGKALRVRRQMMKSKVDKVPGCSLIEIDGVVHEFQAVPANSAELFGDASNLLS